ATTTATTCGCGATCGCATCTACGATACCGTGCGCAAAGCCGGAAACCAAGGACACATCTTGAATCTCGGTCACGGTGTTCTACCCGAAACACCCGAAGAAAATGTCGCGTTCTTTTTTGAGACAGCAAAAAATCTCAATTTGAGGGGTGAGGGGTGAGGAGCGTGGAGCGAGGAAAAGAGTTAAAGTTTGGCTTTGAGAGCTTTTTGTAAGCCTCTAATCATGCGACTAACTTCATCAGTTTTTGAAAGGACAGTTTGCAAATCTTGTATATCTAGATAAGATAATCTTTCTCCTAGGATTAACTGTGTCTCTAATTCAGCACAGAGCAATTCCTCACTCCTCACCCCTAGCAAAGTCGAATCTCTTGTATGTCCTTCAGCTATATTTGATGGAACCGACACAGCAGCACGTTGGATTTGGCTGGATAATTTATAAGTCTCTTGCTTGGGAAATTGGTAGGTTAAATGGTAAACCTTTTCAGCCAAATTCATACTAAATTGCCAAACTTTAAGGTCTTGATAGCTATTAATACTCATTTGTATTTTAAATATGTTTTGCTAAATATATGTATAATTTAGCACAGAGCAATTCCTCGCTCCTCACCCCTCACTCCTCACCCCTAGCAAAGCGGATTCTAGTTACTGGTGCGAGTGGTTGCATTGGTCATTACATTGGTGAAGCGTTGATTCAAGAAACTTGTCACGAGTTATATTTACTTGTCAGAAATCCGCAGAAACTGCAAGTTGATACAAACTATCGCCCTGGAGTTCATGTTTTGCAGGGTGATATGCAAAACATTCGCGCCTATACTGACTTACTGCAAACAATTGATACTGCAATTCTCGCCGCGACCGCTTGGGGTGGTACGGATACTTACGACATTAATGTTACCAAAACTCAAGAGTTACTCAGCTTATTGTCACCGAAATGCCAACAGGTAATTTATTTTTCCACAGCAAGCATTCTTGATCGCAACGGTAACTTACTACCACAAGCAGGCGAAATCGGTACCGATTACATTCGTTCTAAATACGACTGTCACCAGCAATTAAGTCAAAAGGAAATCGCATCCAAAACGACAATTCTGTTTCCAACTTTAGTTATAGGAGGCGACGCCAACAAACCGTATTCGCACCTGACTAGTGGCTTACCCGAAGTTACAAAATGGGTTGATTTGATTCGCTTCTTCCAAGCTGATGGTAGTTTTCACTTTATTCACGGACGCGATATTGCTCAAGTCGTGCGATATTTAGTTGACCGTCCACCGACGGCAAAAGAATCGCAATCGCTTGTCCTCGGTCAAGCACCACTGACAGTTAACCAAGCCGTCGAAGAAGTGTGTCAATATTTTGATAAAAAAATTTATTTTCGGATTCCATTAACTTTATCATTAGCGAATGCAATCATCGCGTTATTCCGCATTCAAATGGCAGCTTGGGATCGCTTTTGTTTGGACTACCGCCATTTTACGTATCGCAATGCTGTCAATCCAGCAACATTTGGTTTACCAAACTACTGCGCAACCCTCAGCGATGTTTTAAAAATTAGTGGTATTCCTCCCCGCAATAAAGTTATAAAGGAACATTGATAGCCAATACCAAGTCTCGTGTTTTTATGGCTCATTGACTTTATAGCTCTTTTATTAGGAATTTAAAAATATCACACTCGCAAAATTAACTGTATAGTAGTTAAAAACTAGAAAAAACCATTAGCCTTCAATCAGGCTGAGTTTATCAACCCTCGGCTAAACAGAAAATAAAACTAACAATAACTTGTGTGGGGATAGAGATTTTATGCGAGTTCTACTAGTTTATCCTCGGTTTCCCAAAACGTTTTGGTCATACGAAAAAATCCTCGAATTAGTGAATCGTAAAGTTCTGCTGCCACCATTAGGTTTAGTTACTGTAGCAGCAATTTTGCCGCAAACATGGGAGTTTAAACTAGTAGACTGCAACATCCGTCCAGTCACTGAAGCCGAATGGCAATGGGCAGATCTTGTTATCCTTTCAGCAATGATTGTCCAAAAAAACGACCTTCTTGACCAAATTCAGGAAGCCAAACGGCGAGGAAAGCGCGTCGCGGTAGGTGGTCCTTACCCGACTTCGGTTCCGCAAGAAGCCGAAGATGCAGGTGCAGATTATCTTATTTTGGATGAAGGTGAAATCACCCTACCGATGTTTATTGATGCGATCGCCCAGGGTAAAACGAGTGGAACTTTTCGTTCAAATGGCGAAAAACCTGATGTGACGACAACACCAATTCCCCGTTACGACTTATTAGAATTCGATGCATATGATTCGATGTCGATTCAATTCTCACGTGGTTGTCCGTTTCAGTGCGAGTTTTGTGACATTATTGTACTTTATGGACGTAAACCCCGCACAAAATCGCCAGCACAACTCTTAGCCGAGTTGGATTATCTCTACAGTTTAGGATGGCGACGTGGTGTATTCATGGTGGACGACAACTTTATTGGCAACAAACGCAATGTCAAGTTGTTGTTACAAGAATTAAAAGTTTGGCAAGCAGAACATCAGTATCCATTTCGATTTAACACCGAAGCATCAGTCGATTTGGCGCAAGATCAAGAATTGATGGACTTGATGGTGGAATGCAACTTTGATGCGGTTTTCTTGGGGATTGAAACACCCGATGAAGATAGCTTGCAACTAACGAAGAAATTTCAAAACACGCGCACTTCATTAATAGAATCGGTACAAAGTATTACTCGTGCTGGATTAAGACCGATCGCAGGGTTTATTATTGGTTTTGATGGCGAGAAAGATGGTGCAGGCGATCGCATTGTTCGTTTTGCTGAACAAACCGCGATTCCAACGACGACGTTTGCAATGTTGCAAGCATTACCAAATACCGCGTTATGGCATCGATTAGATAAAGAAGGACGCTTGCGCGGCAAAGATGGCAATATTAACCAGACAACTTTGATGAATTTTATCCCGACGCGATCGCTCGAACAAATCACTAGGGAATATATCGAGTCATTCTGGCAATTATATGATCCAGTTAAGTATCTAGATCGTACTTATCGCTGTTTTTTAATGCTAGGTGCGCCCAAATGCAAAGCCCCAGCTAAAATGCCGAGTTGGGTAGATATCCGTGCATTGTTAATTGTTTGTTGGCGACAAGGTATTAAGCGCAATACGCGCTGGAAGTTCTGGCATCATTTATTCAGCATTATCAAGAATAATCCAGAAGTTTGGGATCATTACCTTGCGGTGTGCGCGCATAACGAACATTTTCTCGAATATCGTCAGATTGTCCGCGACGAACTCGAAGCGCAACTTGCTGAATTTCTCGCTAGAGAAGCAGAAATCGCAGCCGAAATGAAAACTAGTGTCTTGGCATCATAGGAATTAAGCAATGCTATGTTTGAATGAACCTTACTAACCGTTTTGGTGTAGCTGGAGTTTATAAAAGCAGGCAAATATGCATACTGTTATTACACCAGAAAGAATTGAGTTGCCACCTGGCACAGTCGTAAGGATGTTGGGATCATGGCAAGACTATCAAGTACTGAGTCAGCTACTTGGAGATCGCTGTTCGCCTCGCATTAAATATCGACCTGGAGAGATTTTGCTAATGGCACCGCTACCCGCGCATGGAAGGGATGCGAGCTTGCTAGGATTGATAGTAACAACTTTACTTGACCACTTAAACCACACATACGACTCATTTACGCCCATCACCATCAGCTTGCCTCAAGTTAGCGGCATTGAGCCTGACTTTTGCTTTTATATTGAAAATTGGAGATCCGTAGTAGGTAAAAACCGTATCGACTGGCTTAATGATCCTCCGCCAGATTTAGTCATTGAGGTAGATGTTACCAGTTATACCAGTATTGATGACTATCTTCCTTACAGAGTGCCAGAGGTTTGGCTGTTAAAGAATAAGCAGCTATTAGTTTATAGATTGCTCTCTGAAAATTACGTAATTACAGAAAGCAGCTATTTTCCTAAAGCCAGAGAGATTGTGCAGCAATGCCTCCAAATTGCAAACGAGCAAACAACAAGTGAAGCGATTAAGTGGTTAAGAAGCTTTTTACGTGAAAGTTAGCCTGCTTTACAGCATTATCACAGTTTCATGGGAACCAGTGTTGGCAATATCGTTATTGAGTGATTGATTCTCTCCATCCAGTTGCGATCGCCATTTAACATCGGTGGCTTTTTGAACGCGAGGATCAATTCCAAACTTATATAGGAAGCGATCGCATTCAGTCACAATTTTTTCCAGGGTTACAACTTACAGTTGATGCAATTATGGCACTTGGATAAAATACACTACAGTGAATCAGCCGTTCTTTCTTGGCGAGTACTTTCCGTATTAAATTATTGACATTAGTTATCAAAAGCGTCAAAATAAGGGCCTACCGCTGTTAATCTGAGACGGGAATTATGGCGATCGCATCCCATCGGCATCCAATTACTCTTTCGCAAGATAATTATTGGGAATTAGTCGCCGAAAACGAGCGAACTGCGTTGACTTCAGATGAATTTGACGTGACTTGGCAATATCCCGCACAGTTAGGACACGGTTTCGTCCGAGAGATTGACTTGCGCGAAGGGTTAGTTTTGGCGATCGCTAACTACCAGTCTCACCGCGATATCATCACCTATTCTACTGATCGCGAGCATCCCCTAGAATACAGATTCGATAGTCCAACTTCTGCTCGACATCTATCGCAGACAAATTTCTATTACCTTTATGGCAGTGGTATTGCACCAGGAGAGCGTGGGAAACAGGATGCAAATCAACGCGACCAGTGGGTTAGCGTTCACATGGAGCCAGATATCTTTCGCTCGTTTGCGGGACAACCAGATGGAGAAATTCCTGCTGTATTTCAGCACTTGCTTCGCGATCAAGAATACTACATTCGTTTAGGACAGGCAACGCCAAGAATGTATGCTGCTTTACAGCAAATTTTGCAGTGCCCTTATCACGGATTTACCAAGCGGATGTTTCTGGAAAGCAAAGCATTAGAACTAATGACATTGATCTTAGAGCAAGAAATCGAAGTTCAAGAAGGAAATCAGCCTCTAGTTAAGTTAAAGCCAGATGATGTCGATCGACTGCATTGGGCAAAAGAGTTATTGCACCAAAATTTTGATCAGCCGCTGTCTTTGATGCAGCTTGCCCGTCAGGTAGGGATTAACGAGTGTACATTAAAACAGGGCTTTCGTC
This sequence is a window from Chroogloeocystis siderophila 5.2 s.c.1. Protein-coding genes within it:
- a CDS encoding four helix bundle protein, producing the protein MSINSYQDLKVWQFSMNLAEKVYHLTYQFPKQETYKLSSQIQRAAVSVPSNIAEGHTRDSTLLGVRSEELLCAELETQLILGERLSYLDIQDLQTVLSKTDEVSRMIRGLQKALKAKL
- a CDS encoding NAD-dependent epimerase/dehydratase family protein, whose translation is MYNLAQSNSSLLTPHSSPLAKRILVTGASGCIGHYIGEALIQETCHELYLLVRNPQKLQVDTNYRPGVHVLQGDMQNIRAYTDLLQTIDTAILAATAWGGTDTYDINVTKTQELLSLLSPKCQQVIYFSTASILDRNGNLLPQAGEIGTDYIRSKYDCHQQLSQKEIASKTTILFPTLVIGGDANKPYSHLTSGLPEVTKWVDLIRFFQADGSFHFIHGRDIAQVVRYLVDRPPTAKESQSLVLGQAPLTVNQAVEEVCQYFDKKIYFRIPLTLSLANAIIALFRIQMAAWDRFCLDYRHFTYRNAVNPATFGLPNYCATLSDVLKISGIPPRNKVIKEH
- a CDS encoding B12-binding domain-containing radical SAM protein translates to MRVLLVYPRFPKTFWSYEKILELVNRKVLLPPLGLVTVAAILPQTWEFKLVDCNIRPVTEAEWQWADLVILSAMIVQKNDLLDQIQEAKRRGKRVAVGGPYPTSVPQEAEDAGADYLILDEGEITLPMFIDAIAQGKTSGTFRSNGEKPDVTTTPIPRYDLLEFDAYDSMSIQFSRGCPFQCEFCDIIVLYGRKPRTKSPAQLLAELDYLYSLGWRRGVFMVDDNFIGNKRNVKLLLQELKVWQAEHQYPFRFNTEASVDLAQDQELMDLMVECNFDAVFLGIETPDEDSLQLTKKFQNTRTSLIESVQSITRAGLRPIAGFIIGFDGEKDGAGDRIVRFAEQTAIPTTTFAMLQALPNTALWHRLDKEGRLRGKDGNINQTTLMNFIPTRSLEQITREYIESFWQLYDPVKYLDRTYRCFLMLGAPKCKAPAKMPSWVDIRALLIVCWRQGIKRNTRWKFWHHLFSIIKNNPEVWDHYLAVCAHNEHFLEYRQIVRDELEAQLAEFLAREAEIAAEMKTSVLAS
- a CDS encoding Uma2 family endonuclease, giving the protein MHTVITPERIELPPGTVVRMLGSWQDYQVLSQLLGDRCSPRIKYRPGEILLMAPLPAHGRDASLLGLIVTTLLDHLNHTYDSFTPITISLPQVSGIEPDFCFYIENWRSVVGKNRIDWLNDPPPDLVIEVDVTSYTSIDDYLPYRVPEVWLLKNKQLLVYRLLSENYVITESSYFPKAREIVQQCLQIANEQTTSEAIKWLRSFLRES
- a CDS encoding helix-turn-helix transcriptional regulator; translation: MAIASHRHPITLSQDNYWELVAENERTALTSDEFDVTWQYPAQLGHGFVREIDLREGLVLAIANYQSHRDIITYSTDREHPLEYRFDSPTSARHLSQTNFYYLYGSGIAPGERGKQDANQRDQWVSVHMEPDIFRSFAGQPDGEIPAVFQHLLRDQEYYIRLGQATPRMYAALQQILQCPYHGFTKRMFLESKALELMTLILEQEIEVQEGNQPLVKLKPDDVDRLHWAKELLHQNFDQPLSLMQLARQVGINECTLKQGFRQLFGTTVFGYLRQYRMKQAKLMLLEGRMNVREAAQAVGYTSQSRFASVFRKTFGVNPKQFSNRRSH